CTCCGCCCGTTGCGCCGCGGCCCGCCGCTCCTCCGCCTCCACCCGCCGCGCCCAAGCCCGCGGCCGCAGGGCAGCCCACGGCGCTGGCCGCGGGAGAGAGCGCCATCCGCGCCCCCATGCCCGGCATCGTCATTCGATACAACGTCCAGGAAGGCCAGGCCGTCAAGCTGGGCGATACGGTGGTCATCCTGGAGGCCATGAAGATGGAGAATGCCCTTCCCGCGCCGACGGACGGGACAGTCAAGAAGCTCGGCTTCAAGGCCGGCGCGAAGGTCGCCAAGGGAGATATCCTGGCGGTCATAGGATAAACGAACGGCACGGCCTGCAGCCGGAGCCTGAAGAAGGAGCAGTGTCATGGCTTATACCGTCACCCTCATCCCCGGAGATGGAATCGGCCCCGAAGTGGTGGAGGCGACCCGACGGGTACTGGAAGCCACGGGCGTCGCCTTCAAGTGGGAAGTCCAGGACTGCGGCGAGACGGCCATCAAGAAGTTCGGCACGGTCATGCCGGACCACGTTCTGGACTCCATCCGCAAGAACAAGCTCGCCAT
This window of the Dehalococcoidia bacterium genome carries:
- a CDS encoding acetyl-CoA carboxylase biotin carboxyl carrier protein subunit; this translates as PPVAPRPAAPPPPPAAPKPAAAGQPTALAAGESAIRAPMPGIVIRYNVQEGQAVKLGDTVVILEAMKMENALPAPTDGTVKKLGFKAGAKVAKGDILAVIG